The following proteins are encoded in a genomic region of Oncorhynchus keta strain PuntledgeMale-10-30-2019 chromosome 35, Oket_V2, whole genome shotgun sequence:
- the LOC127916415 gene encoding uncharacterized protein LOC127916415 isoform X2, translated as MTTTAAVKPEKADWTTESHAVAVRHGRTTTMTTTAAVNKPEKADWTTESHAVAVHHGRTTTVSLSNTIAIKPRVEEPERTVEDHDPTVGPTQDQPLPLIPPLSLTFTQTPSQNLLAVVAHGNGNLGGVGVGPQPGTLGLRSIDKSKRHVNILNRISQQSLSSHFTGNLMAQMISEKSVIHERSFLSDRERDRGDRERMATVGKRKPDILFPELRTSLLPEIRGAEGKQTKPTRTRRRRDTSPL; from the exons ATGACCACTACTGCAGCTGTTAAACCTGAGAAGGCTGACTGGACCACAGAGAGCCACGCGGTCGCGGTTCGCCACGGTCGAACCACTACTATGACCACTACTGCAGCTGTTAATAAACCTGAGAAGGCTGACTGGACCACAGAGAGCCACGCGGTCGCCGTTCACCACGGTCGAACCACCACCGT GAGTCTGAGCAACACTATCGCCATCAAACCCAGAGTGGAAGAACCAGAGAGGACCGTAGAGGACCACGATCCAACCGTAGGACCAACCCAGGACCAACCTCTacctctcatccctcccctctcactcaCCTTCACACAGACACCTTCACAGAACCTACTGGCTGTCGTCGCCCATGGCAACGGCAACCTGGGCGGAGTTGGGGTGGGGCCTCAACCCGGAACACTCGGTCTGAG GTCAATAGACAAGTCTAAAAGACACGtaaacattttgaacagaatCTCACAGCAATCTCTCTCCAGTCATTTCACTGGCAATCTGATGGCtcag ATGATATCAGAGAAGAGTGTGATCCACGAACGTTCCTTCCTGTCCGACCGCGAGCGTGACCGAGGAGACCGTGAGCGTATGGCTACGGTTGGGAAGAGGAAGCCAGACATTCTCTTCCCTGAACTAAGAACCTCTCTGCTGCCTGAGATACGAGGGGCTGAAG GCAAACAGACTAAACCCACCAGGACCAGAAGAAGGAGAGACACATCCCCTCTATAG
- the LOC127916415 gene encoding uncharacterized protein LOC127916415 isoform X1, translated as MTTTAAVKPEKADWTTESHAVAVRHGRTTTMTTTAAVNKPEKADWTTESHAVAVHHGRTTTVSLSNTIAIKPRVEEPERTVEDHDPTVGPTQDQPLPLIPPLSLTFTQTPSQNLLAVVAHGNGNLGGVGVGPQPGTLGLRSIDKSKRHVNILNRISQQSLSSHFTGNLMAQLLSLLYLFSLLLSLLSSLCPLQMISEKSVIHERSFLSDRERDRGDRERMATVGKRKPDILFPELRTSLLPEIRGAEGKQTKPTRTRRRRDTSPL; from the exons ATGACCACTACTGCAGCTGTTAAACCTGAGAAGGCTGACTGGACCACAGAGAGCCACGCGGTCGCGGTTCGCCACGGTCGAACCACTACTATGACCACTACTGCAGCTGTTAATAAACCTGAGAAGGCTGACTGGACCACAGAGAGCCACGCGGTCGCCGTTCACCACGGTCGAACCACCACCGT GAGTCTGAGCAACACTATCGCCATCAAACCCAGAGTGGAAGAACCAGAGAGGACCGTAGAGGACCACGATCCAACCGTAGGACCAACCCAGGACCAACCTCTacctctcatccctcccctctcactcaCCTTCACACAGACACCTTCACAGAACCTACTGGCTGTCGTCGCCCATGGCAACGGCAACCTGGGCGGAGTTGGGGTGGGGCCTCAACCCGGAACACTCGGTCTGAG GTCAATAGACAAGTCTAAAAGACACGtaaacattttgaacagaatCTCACAGCAATCTCTCTCCAGTCATTTCACTGGCAATCTGATGGCtcag ctcctctctctcctctatctcttctctcttcttctctctctactctcttctctctgtcctctgcagATGATATCAGAGAAGAGTGTGATCCACGAACGTTCCTTCCTGTCCGACCGCGAGCGTGACCGAGGAGACCGTGAGCGTATGGCTACGGTTGGGAAGAGGAAGCCAGACATTCTCTTCCCTGAACTAAGAACCTCTCTGCTGCCTGAGATACGAGGGGCTGAAG GCAAACAGACTAAACCCACCAGGACCAGAAGAAGGAGAGACACATCCCCTCTATAG